One segment of Massilia sp. Se16.2.3 DNA contains the following:
- a CDS encoding acetyl-CoA carboxylase carboxyltransferase subunit alpha, with product MTKTTFLSFEQPIAELDSKIEELRFVQDDSAVDISEEIDRLAKKSQQLTKDIYAKLTPWQVSQIARHPQRPYTMDYVNEIFTDFHELRGDRSFADDQSIVGGLARFNGQACMVIGHQKGRDTKERAMRNFGMPRPEGYRKAMRLMKLAEKFNLPIFTFVDTPGAFPGIDAEERGQSEAIGHNLYVMAELKVPLIATIIGEGGSGGALAIAVGDAVLMLQYATYSVISPEGCASILWKTSERASDAADALGLTAHRLKAIGLIDKIINEPLGGAHRDPKGMAQMLKRALADTLRQFHGMKTRDLLEARHQKLMAYGKFKETTPSEE from the coding sequence TGCGTTTCGTCCAGGACGATTCGGCCGTCGACATCTCGGAAGAAATCGACCGCCTGGCCAAGAAGAGCCAGCAGCTCACCAAGGACATCTACGCCAAGCTGACGCCCTGGCAAGTCTCGCAGATCGCGCGCCACCCCCAGCGTCCGTACACGATGGACTACGTGAACGAGATCTTCACCGACTTCCATGAACTGCGCGGCGACCGCAGCTTCGCCGACGACCAGTCCATCGTCGGCGGCCTGGCACGCTTCAACGGCCAGGCCTGCATGGTCATCGGCCACCAGAAGGGCCGCGACACGAAAGAGCGCGCGATGCGCAACTTCGGCATGCCCCGTCCGGAAGGCTACCGCAAGGCCATGCGCCTGATGAAGCTCGCCGAAAAGTTCAACCTGCCGATCTTCACCTTTGTCGACACCCCGGGCGCTTTCCCAGGCATCGATGCCGAAGAGCGCGGCCAGTCCGAAGCCATCGGCCACAACCTGTACGTCATGGCCGAACTGAAAGTGCCGCTGATCGCCACCATCATCGGTGAAGGCGGCTCCGGCGGCGCGCTGGCGATTGCCGTGGGCGACGCCGTCCTGATGCTGCAGTACGCCACCTACTCGGTCATCTCGCCGGAAGGCTGCGCCTCGATCCTGTGGAAGACCTCGGAGCGTGCATCCGACGCCGCCGACGCCCTCGGCCTGACGGCGCACCGCCTGAAAGCCATCGGCCTGATCGACAAGATCATCAACGAACCGCTCGGCGGCGCCCACCGCGATCCGAAAGGCATGGCGCAGATGCTCAAGCGCGCGCTGGCCGATACCCTGCGCCAGTTCCACGGCATGAAGACCCGCGACCTGCTCGAAGCCCGTCACCAGAAGCTGATGGCCTACGGCAAGTTCAAGGAAACGACGCCGAGCGAAGAGTAA
- the tilS gene encoding tRNA lysidine(34) synthetase TilS — MVLLRLAADWCREQGVALHVFHVHHGLSPNADAWLGHVESGAAALGLACDHRRVTVEKGGAGVEAAARKLRYRALGEMCAAHGATVLLTAHHLDDQAETVLLQLLRGSGPAGLSGMDGANAAPSCSAILTSSWRVRCCRTRAPSSKPVDASRDYPGSRTNRTWMRATPATPCATP; from the coding sequence ATGGTCCTGCTGCGGCTGGCCGCCGATTGGTGCCGCGAGCAGGGCGTCGCGCTGCACGTCTTCCACGTTCACCACGGCCTGAGCCCGAACGCCGATGCCTGGCTCGGCCACGTCGAGTCCGGCGCGGCGGCGCTGGGCCTCGCCTGCGACCATCGCCGGGTGACGGTGGAGAAGGGCGGCGCCGGCGTCGAAGCCGCGGCGCGCAAGCTGCGCTACCGCGCGCTCGGCGAGATGTGCGCGGCGCACGGCGCCACCGTGCTGCTGACCGCGCATCACCTCGACGACCAGGCCGAGACCGTGCTGCTGCAACTGCTGCGCGGCTCCGGGCCGGCAGGCCTGTCGGGCATGGACGGCGCCAATGCCGCCCCGAGCTGCTCGGCAATCCTGACCTCATCATGGCGCGTCCGCTGCTGCCGCACGCGCGCGCCGAGCTCGAAGCCTGTGGACGCCAGCAGGGATTATCCCGGGTCGAGGACGAATCGAACCTGGATGCGCGCTACGCCCGCAACGCCTTGCGCCACACCGTGA
- a CDS encoding TilS substrate-binding domain-containing protein, with the protein MPHARAELEACGRQQGLSRVEDESNLDARYARNALRHTVMPALALAFPGFQARFARSAAHAQSAQRLLDELAARDLVTCLIDDALDVARLRAMSIDRVHNLLRHWFKQRALAMPSTAWLEEMVTQLLEAREDAQLLVTHPACHIRRYRERLYITSKLPALAGMRDPDDEGVIEKLGESFVWRGEARLAFPSYGGVLHFEPAGQGFEAAWLRSQRLVIDFRKGGERLSLPPTGRRAA; encoded by the coding sequence CTGCCGCACGCGCGCGCCGAGCTCGAAGCCTGTGGACGCCAGCAGGGATTATCCCGGGTCGAGGACGAATCGAACCTGGATGCGCGCTACGCCCGCAACGCCTTGCGCCACACCGTGATGCCGGCGCTGGCGCTGGCCTTTCCGGGCTTTCAAGCCCGCTTTGCCCGTAGCGCGGCGCATGCGCAGTCGGCCCAGCGCCTGCTGGACGAGCTCGCCGCCCGGGACCTGGTCACCTGCCTGATCGATGACGCGCTCGACGTCGCCCGGCTGCGCGCCATGAGCATCGACCGCGTCCATAACCTGCTGCGCCACTGGTTCAAGCAGCGCGCGCTGGCGATGCCCTCGACCGCATGGCTGGAAGAGATGGTGACGCAGCTGTTGGAAGCGCGCGAGGACGCCCAGCTGCTTGTGACCCATCCGGCCTGCCACATCCGGCGCTACCGCGAGCGCCTGTACATCACCTCGAAACTGCCGGCGCTGGCCGGCATGCGCGACCCCGACGACGAGGGCGTCATCGAGAAGCTGGGCGAATCGTTTGTCTGGCGCGGCGAAGCCCGGCTGGCGTTTCCCAGCTATGGCGGCGTGCTGCACTTCGAGCCTGCCGGGCAGGGTTTCGAGGCAGCCTGGCTGCGCAGCCAGCGGCTCGTCATCGACTTCCGCAAGGGCGGCGAGCGCCTCAGCTTGCCGCCAACCGGCCGACGCGCAGCCTGA
- a CDS encoding TilS substrate C-terminal domain-containing protein, whose protein sequence is MKAHYQACDVPAWERMRLPIVSSGPDLLYAAGLGMDCRHFGAPGLALIALRWESSEA, encoded by the coding sequence CTGAAGGCGCATTACCAGGCCTGCGACGTGCCAGCCTGGGAGCGTATGCGCCTGCCCATCGTCAGCAGCGGACCGGACCTGCTGTACGCGGCCGGCCTCGGCATGGATTGCCGCCATTTCGGCGCGCCAGGCTTAGCGCTGATCGCTCTGCGCTGGGAATCAAGCGAGGCTTGA
- a CDS encoding aspartate kinase produces MALIVHKYGGTSMGSTDRIKNVAARVAKWHDAGYKIVVVPSAMSGETNRLIGLAKEIMAEPDPRELDMIASTGEQVSVGLLAMALLAIGKDAVSYTGWQVGIRTDSSFTKARIQSIDDSRVRADLDAGKIVIITGFQGVDEQGNISTLGRGGSDTSAVAIAAALKADECLIYTDVDGVYTTDPRIVDEARRLEKITFEEMLELASLGSKVLQTRSVEFAGNYQVPTRVLSSLTDPHMPLQEEANSGTLISFEEETNMEQAVISGIANHRDEAKITVMGVPDKPGVAFHILGPVSDANIEVDMIIQNQSVDGKTDFTFTVSRNDYQRAMSVLEAQREQLGYTRLVGDAKVSKVSAVGVGMRSHVGVASEMFRTLAEEGINIMMISTSEIKISVLIDEKYMELAVRALHKAFGLEKA; encoded by the coding sequence ATGGCTTTAATTGTCCACAAATACGGTGGTACGTCGATGGGCTCGACGGACCGTATCAAGAACGTTGCGGCCCGCGTCGCCAAGTGGCATGACGCCGGATACAAGATCGTCGTGGTGCCCTCGGCAATGTCGGGCGAAACGAATCGCCTGATCGGCCTGGCGAAGGAAATCATGGCCGAGCCGGACCCGCGCGAACTGGACATGATCGCCTCCACCGGCGAGCAGGTGTCGGTAGGCCTGCTGGCGATGGCGCTGCTGGCCATCGGCAAGGATGCCGTGTCCTATACCGGCTGGCAGGTCGGCATCCGCACCGATTCGTCGTTTACGAAAGCGCGCATCCAGTCGATCGACGACTCGCGCGTGCGCGCCGATCTCGATGCCGGCAAGATCGTCATCATCACCGGTTTCCAGGGCGTGGATGAGCAGGGCAATATCTCGACGCTGGGCCGCGGCGGTTCGGACACCTCGGCCGTGGCAATCGCCGCCGCGCTGAAAGCCGACGAGTGCCTGATCTACACCGACGTCGATGGCGTGTACACGACCGACCCGCGCATCGTGGACGAAGCGCGCCGGCTGGAAAAGATCACTTTTGAAGAAATGCTGGAACTGGCTTCGCTTGGCTCGAAAGTGCTGCAGACTCGCTCGGTCGAGTTCGCGGGGAACTATCAGGTACCGACACGCGTGCTGTCGTCCCTGACCGACCCGCACATGCCGCTGCAAGAAGAAGCCAACTCCGGCACCCTGATTTCGTTTGAGGAAGAAACCAACATGGAACAAGCCGTCATCTCCGGTATCGCCAACCACCGTGATGAAGCCAAGATCACCGTCATGGGCGTGCCGGACAAGCCAGGCGTCGCCTTTCACATCCTGGGCCCGGTATCGGACGCCAACATCGAAGTGGACATGATCATCCAGAACCAGTCGGTCGACGGCAAGACCGACTTCACCTTCACGGTCTCGCGCAACGACTACCAGCGCGCCATGTCGGTGCTCGAAGCCCAGCGCGAACAGCTCGGCTACACCCGCCTGGTCGGCGACGCGAAAGTGTCGAAGGTCTCGGCCGTCGGCGTGGGCATGCGCAGCCATGTCGGCGTCGCCTCGGAAATGTTCCGCACGCTGGCGGAAGAGGGCATCAACATCATGATGATCTCGACTTCCGAGATCAAGATTTCGGTGCTGATCGACGAGAAATACATGGAACTGGCCGTACGCGCCCTGCATAAAGCGTTTGGCCTGGAGAAAGCTTAA